The sequence TCTGTGCCAAAGCATCCCGAATCGCAGCGGAATCTGTCGACTGGGCATTCATAATGGCGTTAGCGAGAATATGAAGCGTCGCATACGCCTGTGCCGCCCACGGTCCAGGTTCATGACCGTATGCCGCCTGATACTTCTGGACGAAGGCTTGGTTTCCGGGAGCGTCAGATCCAACAGACCATCCAGAAAAAGTTATCGCCCCCTCGGCGGCTTTGCCCGCTGCTTGTATCTCCTTTGAAGTCAAATCAGGGACAATAAAGTGAATGGAGTCGGGAATACCGATCTCGCGCCCTTGAACAATAATCTGCACCATCTCTGTTGCCAGCGCAGAGATAAAGACCGCATCAGGTGCCATCTCCATTATATTGGTGAGTTGCGCAGAAAAATCGGTATCGTGGGTTTGGAAGGTTTCCTGGGTCAGAATATCCACACCGCCTGCCGCAAGTGCTTGCATTATCACCTCATTGCTACTTGTGGAGTAGGTATCAGCGGCATCGTGTATCGTCGCAACTTTTGTATACTTGAGATTTGCCTGCGTCGTCATCAGACCAACCGGATTCAGTATATCTACTGCGAGACCGGCGCGGAAGATATAATCACCAAGACTGCTTAAACCGGCAGCGGAGGAGATCGGACTAAAAGCGACAACTCCCGCCTCTTGCGCAATCGGAAAAGCCTGTTCGAGATGTGTTGAGATACCAATACCGACGATAGCGGGTACACCTTGATCTACCAATGCCTGAACGGCAGCCTCTGCACCTTCTACGGTGCTTTTAGCGTCCTCGGTGACGAACGTGATGTTCGCATCGCTGAGCATATTAATCTCTTCTCTTGCTAACTCAAGCCCACGTTGCATTGGTAGCCCATACGGTTCGGCGTTATCCCCTGTCAGAGCTACAGCAACACCAATGGTAATCCCTTCAGTCATCATCGGAGAGGTTTCAGCATCAGGCACTATCTTAGCGACCTTTTCGCAACCGGAAAGCCCCACAACTAAGGCAACAATCGCGAAAACAAACGCGAATGTTACGATTCTTCTTACGTTCATGTTAAATCTCCTTTATTTTTATTAAATGAAAAGTTCGGGCAGGGCAATCAAAACAAATAACAAAAACGCCACCACCCTCAACCAGATTTATTGTCTTCAGAAAAAAGAAATTTTGTATTAAGCCCCATTGACACCCAAAAACCGATTTGGGGTTAAGTATCCTAAGACAACGTTCTGGTGTAAAAACAAAATCTGTACCAACCATTATTTTTTGGTTGGAAGTTGGTGTCAACTCAAAAAACGAAGGATATAGTTTTCGGTTTCAGTTATCGTTAACCTAAGTTGCTACTAATAGATTTTGCACATTTCAGAAATGTTTTTCAAACCTTCCCACACCCCAGAGAGGTGGTATGTCTATAGAAAACGACGCATTTACGTGATTGCACTCCAGCGGAGTGCTATTGCTTCGCAGTGAGAATCAATAGGTATAACTTGCGTTATCGTTAGCAGAGCGTGTAGAGTTTAATTGTCAGAATTAAGATTTTCAGGATTGTAAGGATGAACGGGGTTGAAAACAGGCGAGATTAGAAACTTTACCTACCGGGACTCGAAATGCATACGTCCAACACTTCTGCAGTTTTTTCATCAACAATAACAGTTACGAGATTCCCGCGACTGTGATTAGAAAAATTGACCACCCACGCGAATCCTTGGAACGATGGATATGCGTGAACACCGTTTTGACGGGTTAAAGCATTTTTGACACGCGCATCCGATTTTGCGATGCGAAGTACTGCGTCCTTCCTTTGCTCGGACGAAGCCTTCTGGGTCTTCAGCAAATCCAATATCCGCTTACCCTTATCTACCGCTCGCGGCAACGCTTTTGGGTTTTGCTGCGCCAGATTTCGGAGTAGCGATGCCTGTTGACGATATGCGTCACTGTGCTTTTGATAGTTCTTGAGTCCGTAGGCAACTGGAATCCGTTCATATTGCGCTGCACACATCCCCGCTGCATCCGCTTCAAGGTGAAGTACCCTTACATAATCGCCACTCCGTTCCGCCAACTCCCGCTGTTTCCTGAAGAAGGTCGGATAGATGCCATACTCGTAAAACCGATCCGGATAGCGCGGTAACCATACTGCAATAAACTTCGCGATATTCTCGCGCTCGGCATCCAGTCCTGAAAAGACATCGCGGTTAGAACCCTTTTTCACAAATTTCTGCCAAGCAATTTCGGCGCGAGTGCAGTGATATTGGTGCTGTTTCTGAATCTCACGCGCTTCTTTTTTCGCCCGTGCTGCCCACTTCTCGTACCCGTGCCTTTTGTAGTAGTCGTATGCGATCTCGTTCATGGGAACAGAAATACGTATGAGACATTCTGCTGCGGCTTCGTGCCAGAGCGCGAGCTTTCCAAAGTCACCAGACTGCTCGCAGCGTTTGATAAAAACCTCGGCGGTGGCTGTACCTTCTCGGATCGCCACCGATGGCTGCACGGTAAAAAAGAAAACAGAAAGAAGTAATAAGGCACGAATCAAAGCGTGTTCTCCCTATTTGATGATAGAAACCAAGCGGCGTCTGCCTACTACTGTAACATAAAACGAACAGTCCCTGAAAACGTCTCATCAGGTGCCAGCACAATCACGCCTGCGGGAATTCCACGTGTCTCCAAGTTAATAGCATCTGTCGGGCAGGTGTAAGGTTCAAAACAGATGGCATCCCTGTCGGGCGGTGTATAGACAACTAATTCGCGAAATTGCGCGTCCGATTCCATTACCATGCCGTATCCCGTATCCTTATTCTCAATAAGGCACCGACTTACACCGTCAACCAATTGAACGTCCGTGAAGACATGGTCAAGCTTCAGTTTCGCGAAGGGTTGCCCATTCCGCAGGTCAAGTGTGTCAGCAACATCATGCTGAACACCCGTTGGCACGAGGACCTCGTCCAATTCCCAATACTTAGCAGCAGGAACGGTAATCACCGCTTCAGCCGCATTCGCTTCGGTGCCAAGATCCACGCTGAAATAAGGGTGGATACCGAAACCCATAGGCATATTCCGATCGCCTGTATTTTTGATAGCAATCCCCATCGTCAACACAGCATCCTTGAGTGTATAGGTAATCTCAATTCTAAAAGGGAACGGATACTGACGACTGACATCGGGAAAATCTCGCGAATTGAGCGAGCACACCAAAGTCGCCCCATCCTCATCAGCAACATGGCTTTCGACCTGATACGGTTGATTCAACAGCAATCCATGGATTGTTGTTGGGGATTCCGGTGGTTTGTCAAACCGATAGGTTTCTCCCTCAAATTGCCACGTGCCGTTCCGAATTCGATTGGGGAAAGGGAACAGAATCGGATTGCCGTAAGCGGTTGGGCGTTCCTCCAGCGTGGCGAGATCCGGCGGTGCGTCTATCAGGTTCAACCACGTGTCTCCATCTGCCACCCTGAACGCGTAGCAGTTGTTGCCGAGTGCAGGCACAATCTCGGCGACGGCTTTTCCATCCTGCTGAATGTAGTAAACTTGAAAGCTTTCAACCGTCTTTGCCGCTACTGAATATGCTTTATTCGCCATCGTTTCCCCTTTATCTGCATTTATAAGTATCGTTGAAAGTAAGAAAAAAACACAACCAATTCCAATGCGGAGTGCATGCCTCCAAGTTCTTTTATAGTAAAATCCGAAAATATGTTTACAGTTCGTCAGGAAACAAGCATCCCACCACCGCTGGCGAGGATTGTATCCTCGCCCTTGCGTCAGAGGCTTTTTGAACAGCAAGTTTTGGCTTGCAAGCTGCGCCAAAATGTTAGTCATCGTTCTCTCCATTATGCTTTGGCGCACCAGTGGATACCGCGCCGCAACACCTCTCGGAAGTTCGGATTCGAGAAAGTAACATCATCGTGTCCGCTCTGGAGGCAAAAGACACGGGAGTTTCCATATTCACGCGCCCAACCGAGGACATCCATA comes from Candidatus Poribacteria bacterium and encodes:
- a CDS encoding aldose 1-epimerase, with the translated sequence MANKAYSVAAKTVESFQVYYIQQDGKAVAEIVPALGNNCYAFRVADGDTWLNLIDAPPDLATLEERPTAYGNPILFPFPNRIRNGTWQFEGETYRFDKPPESPTTIHGLLLNQPYQVESHVADEDGATLVCSLNSRDFPDVSRQYPFPFRIEITYTLKDAVLTMGIAIKNTGDRNMPMGFGIHPYFSVDLGTEANAAEAVITVPAAKYWELDEVLVPTGVQHDVADTLDLRNGQPFAKLKLDHVFTDVQLVDGVSRCLIENKDTGYGMVMESDAQFRELVVYTPPDRDAICFEPYTCPTDAINLETRGIPAGVIVLAPDETFSGTVRFMLQ